A genomic stretch from Paenibacillus sp. includes:
- a CDS encoding amino acid permease has protein sequence MSQKQHPTSGAAASRGKLEWWQLTLLGLGFTTGTGFFLGSGLALEKSSYAVLILFVLAAVGTYYVYDALSCMIAEHPEKGSFRTYTKHAFGHWAGFSHGWMYWLSEMLIMGSQLTALGLFTRFWYDKMPLWVYAAGYAGLGVVIVLLGQKGFQKAENIFAVVKVTALIMFIVLGFLVIPGVLGQENAHMHPPKSTADFFEHGAMGMWTAFIFAFFAFAGIEVMGLMATELKTEKDAPKAGKIMIAVVTVLYTLSLSLALILAPKKAFSADESPFVTALKDLHFEVIVDIFNGVLIIAGFSSLVASLFSVTKIMYTIAQDGDAPKMFTKRTKKRKLPYVSLFLTIFGMIVSVVVALALPKKVYEYITTAGGLMLLFSWLFMVLSARRLTKLSAWAQVKSVTAITLIVAAVSGTLFDKSSRPGFFVSVGFVLAIVGIALILQFTKWKKGGGGGPSKDTAQEEDDEGESAGIRLWRKRHALEKQ, from the coding sequence ATGAGCCAAAAACAGCATCCGACATCGGGCGCCGCGGCGAGCCGGGGAAAGCTCGAGTGGTGGCAGCTGACGCTGCTCGGTCTCGGCTTTACGACCGGCACCGGTTTTTTCCTGGGGTCCGGCCTCGCGCTCGAAAAGAGCAGTTATGCGGTGCTCATTTTGTTCGTTTTGGCGGCGGTCGGCACCTATTACGTATACGATGCATTGTCCTGCATGATCGCGGAGCACCCGGAGAAAGGGTCGTTCCGGACGTACACCAAGCATGCATTCGGCCATTGGGCGGGATTCAGCCACGGGTGGATGTATTGGCTGTCCGAAATGCTGATCATGGGCAGCCAATTGACGGCTCTCGGGTTGTTCACGCGATTTTGGTACGACAAAATGCCCCTTTGGGTATACGCCGCAGGGTATGCGGGGCTGGGCGTCGTCATCGTGCTTCTCGGGCAAAAAGGGTTCCAGAAAGCCGAGAACATATTTGCCGTCGTGAAGGTGACCGCTCTGATCATGTTCATCGTGCTCGGTTTTCTCGTCATTCCGGGGGTGCTCGGGCAAGAGAACGCGCATATGCATCCGCCGAAGTCGACGGCCGATTTTTTCGAGCACGGCGCGATGGGCATGTGGACAGCGTTCATATTCGCATTTTTCGCGTTCGCGGGCATCGAAGTGATGGGTCTCATGGCGACCGAACTGAAAACGGAAAAGGATGCGCCGAAAGCGGGTAAAATTATGATCGCGGTCGTGACCGTCCTGTATACGTTGTCGCTATCCCTCGCGCTGATCTTGGCGCCTAAGAAGGCGTTCAGCGCGGACGAAAGTCCGTTCGTGACGGCACTCAAGGATTTGCATTTTGAAGTCATCGTCGACATTTTCAACGGGGTGCTCATTATCGCGGGCTTCTCGAGCCTCGTCGCCTCGCTGTTTTCCGTCACGAAAATTATGTACACGATCGCGCAGGACGGCGACGCGCCGAAAATGTTTACGAAGCGGACGAAAAAACGAAAACTGCCGTACGTGTCGTTGTTCCTGACGATTTTCGGCATGATCGTATCGGTCGTGGTCGCGCTCGCGCTCCCGAAGAAGGTGTACGAATACATTACGACGGCCGGCGGGTTGATGCTGTTGTTTTCGTGGCTGTTCATGGTGCTGTCCGCGCGCCGGTTGACGAAGCTGAGCGCATGGGCGCAGGTGAAGTCGGTGACGGCGATTACGTTGATCGTGGCCGCAGTGTCGGGAACGCTGTTCGATAAGAGCAGTCGTCCGGGCTTTTTCGTCAGCGTCGGATTCGTTCTCGCGATCGTCGGCATTGCGCTGATCCTGCAATTTACGAAATGGAAAAAGGGCGGAGGAGGCGGCCCTTCGAAGGATACCGCCCAGGAAGAAGACGATGAGGGGGAATCGGCGGGAATTCGGCTGTGGCGCAAGCGCCATGCGTTAGAGAAACAGTAG